From Spirosoma aerolatum, one genomic window encodes:
- a CDS encoding Gfo/Idh/MocA family protein produces the protein MAPSVSSRRLFLKQTSQSCAALLLAPTRFQAPHTLATGKRVGIIGLDTSHSTAFVKALNNPDANASFLGYKVVAAYPQGSKDIESSTSRVPAYTEEVKKQGVEIVDSISDLLKKIDVVLLETNDGRLHLEQALQVLKAGKRVFIDKPVAASLADTIAIYEASKHYNIPLFSASSLRHIKGIEKVDKNKVVGADTFSPAVLEKTHPDFYWYGIHGVETLYTVMGTGCRQVVRVHTNGTDIIVGTWADGRVGTVRGTRTGKHDYGGTVFTQTGNLVLGPYGGYEPLLQDIIHYFETGEVPVTPEETIEMFAFMEAADESKRRGGTAVTLESVLAKAKK, from the coding sequence ATGGCCCCATCAGTATCCAGTCGAAGACTCTTTTTAAAACAGACATCACAGAGCTGTGCGGCTTTGCTACTGGCGCCCACACGGTTCCAGGCCCCACACACTTTGGCAACTGGCAAGCGTGTGGGGATCATTGGGCTGGATACATCGCACAGTACCGCCTTTGTCAAAGCACTCAACAACCCCGATGCTAATGCCAGTTTTCTGGGCTACAAAGTTGTGGCGGCTTATCCGCAGGGGAGCAAAGACATCGAAAGCAGCACCTCGCGCGTTCCGGCCTATACCGAAGAAGTAAAAAAGCAGGGCGTCGAAATCGTCGACTCGATCAGCGACTTACTCAAAAAAATTGATGTGGTACTGCTGGAAACAAACGATGGTCGATTGCACCTTGAACAAGCCCTGCAGGTATTAAAAGCAGGAAAGCGGGTGTTTATCGACAAACCTGTTGCGGCTTCATTAGCCGATACCATTGCCATTTATGAGGCTTCTAAACACTACAACATTCCACTTTTTTCGGCCTCGTCACTCCGGCATATCAAAGGCATTGAAAAAGTCGACAAAAACAAGGTGGTGGGGGCCGACACCTTTAGTCCGGCTGTCCTCGAAAAGACCCACCCGGATTTTTACTGGTATGGCATTCATGGGGTAGAAACGTTATACACGGTTATGGGTACGGGTTGCCGTCAGGTAGTTCGCGTGCATACCAATGGCACCGACATCATTGTAGGCACCTGGGCTGATGGGCGCGTGGGTACCGTTCGCGGAACCCGGACGGGCAAACACGACTATGGGGGTACTGTTTTCACCCAAACAGGCAATCTGGTACTGGGGCCTTATGGCGGATATGAACCGCTCCTGCAAGATATTATTCACTATTTCGAGACGGGTGAGGTTCCCGTTACGCCCGAAGAAACCATTGAAATGTTTGCCTTCATGGAAGCCGCCGACGAAAGCAAACGACGTGGGGGAACTGCCGTTACCCTCGAAAGTGTCCTGGCTAAAGCAAAGAAATAA
- a CDS encoding M14 metallopeptidase family protein, with protein sequence MKHVLLLAGLAAMSLMSFAQSTPSSSTSLLTPDQFLGYRIGSRFTPHHRVLAYAEQVARQLPNRVKLIPYGTTYEGRQLMVIAIASEANMARLEEIRTNNLKRTGLMEGTPTSAAQPPIAWLSYNVHGNEAVSSEAFMEVLYRLLNTTDAVSQKIMNTTVVLLDPGLNPDGHDRYVNWYNQMLGRTPNPSPNAREHNEPWPGGRYTHYLFDPNRDWAWQTQEITQQRMALYQQWMPQLHGDFHEMGVESPYYFAPSAKPYHEDITPYQRQFQQIIGQYCSRYFDRNGWLYYTRERFDLFYPSYGDTYPTYNGAIGMTYEQGGSGRAGLAITKADGDTLTLRQRIDHHYTASMATLESVADRPAEIVKEFGQFFDKSRNTPIGPYKSYVIKANGDSGRLKALQQLLDRNKISFGVAGKAQTVANGFNYTSQKTDKNIAIAADDIVISAYQPKSTLLKILFEQNSALEDSATYDITAWSLPYAFGLQTYGLTSRIDPKPLSVSTPTTSTVPAAYAYLIRWQSLPAVQTLAALLKQKIRVRAAEKPFELEGKTYASGTLIVARTGNENLGDRLGTVVAQAAAQTGAEVIPVQTGFVTSGSDFGSDFVTGMKAPRVGLVLGDGTPPPSAGEVWHFFDQELNYPVTLLDGNTLGTVEWNKLDVLVLPTNYNYGRILNERTLTAMKEWIRAGGKLIAMERAAAFLAGKEGFDLKEKSEKEDGKKEKKGNPVDSLKTYINRERAAISDDIPGSIYRVNVDTSHPLGFGLTGGYYTLVQNAFNFDFLKDGWNVGYLKSDNYVAGFSGRNAKEKLKNTLLMGVQEMGRGSVVYLADDPLFRGFWYNGKLLFSNAVFMVGN encoded by the coding sequence ATGAAACACGTTTTATTACTGGCAGGCCTGGCCGCTATGTCGCTGATGAGCTTCGCCCAGTCAACTCCTTCTTCGTCAACGAGTCTGTTAACGCCTGATCAATTTCTTGGCTACCGAATTGGTAGCCGATTTACTCCCCACCATCGTGTACTGGCCTACGCCGAACAGGTAGCCCGCCAATTGCCAAACCGGGTTAAACTAATTCCGTATGGAACAACCTATGAAGGTCGTCAATTAATGGTGATCGCGATTGCTTCCGAAGCCAATATGGCTCGTTTGGAAGAGATTCGGACCAACAATCTGAAACGTACCGGCCTCATGGAAGGCACACCCACATCGGCAGCACAGCCGCCCATTGCCTGGTTGAGTTACAATGTACACGGCAATGAAGCTGTCAGTTCTGAAGCCTTTATGGAAGTATTGTACCGACTGCTGAATACAACCGATGCGGTTTCTCAGAAAATTATGAATACAACCGTCGTGCTACTCGATCCGGGTTTGAACCCGGATGGGCACGATCGGTATGTAAACTGGTATAACCAGATGCTGGGCCGTACACCCAATCCTTCCCCCAATGCCCGGGAGCATAATGAACCCTGGCCTGGTGGTCGATATACCCATTACCTGTTCGATCCAAACCGTGACTGGGCCTGGCAGACACAGGAGATTACGCAACAACGTATGGCGCTTTATCAGCAATGGATGCCGCAATTACACGGTGATTTTCACGAAATGGGTGTTGAAAGTCCATATTATTTTGCCCCTTCTGCTAAGCCCTATCACGAAGATATTACACCATACCAGCGGCAGTTTCAGCAGATTATCGGTCAGTATTGCAGCCGCTACTTCGACCGAAATGGCTGGTTATACTATACACGTGAACGGTTCGATCTGTTTTATCCCAGCTATGGCGACACCTATCCAACTTATAATGGGGCTATTGGTATGACCTACGAGCAGGGAGGAAGTGGTCGGGCTGGGCTGGCCATTACAAAAGCGGATGGTGATACGCTTACCCTTCGCCAGCGCATCGACCACCACTATACGGCGAGCATGGCTACCTTAGAATCGGTAGCTGACCGACCAGCCGAAATTGTGAAGGAGTTCGGACAGTTTTTCGATAAATCCCGGAATACACCCATTGGCCCCTACAAAAGCTATGTAATTAAAGCGAATGGTGATTCTGGGAGGCTCAAGGCATTACAGCAACTGCTGGACCGGAATAAAATCAGTTTTGGGGTAGCCGGGAAAGCTCAGACGGTAGCGAATGGTTTCAATTACACATCCCAGAAAACCGATAAAAACATCGCTATTGCGGCCGACGATATTGTTATTAGTGCCTATCAGCCCAAATCGACGTTATTGAAAATTCTGTTTGAGCAGAATTCAGCCCTGGAAGACTCGGCTACCTACGATATTACGGCCTGGTCGTTGCCCTACGCCTTTGGTCTGCAAACCTACGGCCTGACGTCCCGGATTGACCCCAAACCGCTATCGGTTTCTACACCGACGACCAGCACGGTTCCGGCTGCGTATGCCTACCTGATTCGCTGGCAATCGCTCCCTGCCGTACAAACCCTGGCGGCTCTATTGAAACAGAAAATACGGGTACGGGCTGCTGAGAAACCGTTTGAACTGGAAGGGAAAACCTATGCGTCGGGAACGCTCATCGTGGCCCGCACGGGTAACGAGAATCTGGGGGATCGGTTGGGCACTGTAGTTGCTCAGGCCGCTGCACAGACGGGGGCAGAGGTAATTCCTGTCCAGACTGGTTTCGTAACGTCAGGCTCCGATTTCGGTTCTGATTTTGTGACGGGTATGAAAGCACCGCGTGTGGGATTGGTACTGGGTGATGGGACACCCCCGCCATCGGCAGGGGAAGTCTGGCATTTCTTCGATCAGGAACTGAATTACCCCGTAACGTTGCTGGATGGCAATACGCTGGGTACTGTAGAATGGAATAAGCTGGACGTACTGGTGTTGCCTACGAATTACAATTATGGCCGGATCCTGAATGAGCGGACCCTGACGGCGATGAAAGAATGGATTCGGGCAGGCGGTAAGCTGATTGCTATGGAGCGGGCAGCCGCCTTCCTGGCAGGTAAAGAAGGGTTCGACCTGAAGGAGAAGTCTGAAAAAGAGGACGGGAAAAAGGAGAAAAAGGGAAATCCGGTCGATTCGCTGAAAACGTATATCAATCGTGAACGGGCCGCTATATCAGACGATATTCCGGGTAGTATTTACCGGGTCAATGTCGATACGAGTCATCCGCTGGGCTTTGGTCTGACGGGGGGCTATTATACCCTCGTGCAAAATGCCTTCAACTTCGATTTCCTGAAAGACGGCTGGAATGTAGGCTACCTGAAAAGCGACAATTACGTAGCTGGTTTTTCGGGGCGTAACGCAAAAGAAAAATTGAAAAACACCCTGCTGATGGGCGTTCAGGAAATGGGACGGGGTAGTGTGGTGTATCTGGCTGATGATCCGCTCTTCCGCGGATTCTGGTACAACGGTAAACTGCTGTTCAGCAATGCAGTCTTTATGGTTGGAAACTAA